A stretch of Homo sapiens chromosome 12, GRCh38.p14 Primary Assembly DNA encodes these proteins:
- the DDX11 gene encoding ATP-dependent DNA helicase DDX11 isoform 7 (isoform 7 is encoded by transcript variant 15), translating to MLETGPEAERLEQLESGEEELVLAEYESDEEKKVASRVDEDEDDLEEEHITKIYYCSRTHSQLAQFVHEVKKSPFGKDVRLVSLGSRQNLCVNEDVKSLGSVQLINDRCVDMQRSRHEKKKGAEEEKPKRRRQEKQAACPFYNHEQMGLLRDEALAEVKDMEQLLALGKEARACPYYGSRLAIPAAQLVVLPYQMLLHAATRQAAGIRLQDQVVIIDEAHNLIDTITGMHSVEVSGSQLCQAHSQLLQYVERYGKRLKAKNLMYLKQILYLLEKFVAVLGGNIKQNPNTQSLSQTGTELKTINDFLFQSQIDNINLFKVQRYCEKSMISRKLFGFTERYGAVFSSREQPKLAGFQQFLQSLQPRTTEALAAPADESQASTLRPASPLMHIQGFLAALTTANQDGRVILSRQGSLSQSTLKFLLLNPAVHFAQVVKECRAVVIAGGTMQPVSDFRQQLLACAGVEAERVVEFSCGHVIPPDNILPLVICSGISNQPLEFTFQKRELPQMMDEVGRILCNLCGVVPGGVVCFFPSYEYLRQVHAHWEKGGLLGRLAARKKIFQEPKSAHQVEQVLLAYSRCIQACGQERGQVTGALLLSVVGGKMSEGINFSDNLGRCVVMVGMPFPNIRSAELQEKMAYLDQTLPRAPGQAPPGKALVENLCMKAVNQSIGRAIRHQKDFASVVLLDQRYARPPVLAKLPAWIRARVEVKATFGPAIAAVQKFHREKSASS from the exons ATGCTAGAGACAGGCCCGGAGGCTGAGCGGCTGGAGCAGCTGGAGtctggggaggaggagctggTCCTCGCCGAATACGAGAGTGATGAGGAGAAAAAGGTGGCGAGCAG agtggatgaggatgaggatgaccTGGAGGAAGAACACATAACTAAG ATTTATTACTGTAGTCGGACACACTCCCAGCTGGCCCAGTTTGTGCATGAGGTGAAGAAGAGCCCCTTTGGCAAGGATGTTCGGCTGGTCTCCCTTGGCTCCCGGCAG AACCTTTGTGTAAATGAAGACGTGAAAAGCCTAGGTTCTGTGCAGCTTATCAACGACCGCTGTGTGGACATGCAGAGAAGCAGGCACG agaagaagaaaggagctgaggaggagaagccaaagaggaggaggcaggagaagcaggcaGCCTGCCCCTTCTACAACCACGAGCAGATGGGCCTTCTCCGGGATGAGGCCCTGGCAGAGGTGAAGGACATGGAGCAGCTGCTGGCCCTTGGGAAGGAGGCCCGGGCCTGTCCCTATTACGGGAGCCGCCTTGCCATCCCTGCAGCCCAG CTGGTGGTGCTGCCCTATCAGATGCTGCTGCATGCGGCCACTCGGCAGGCCGCGGGCATCCGGCTGCAGGACCAGGTGGTGATCATCGACGAGGCGCACAACCTGATCGACACCATCACGGGCATGCACAGCGTGGAGGTCAGCGGCTCCCAG CTCTGCCAGGCCCATTCCCAGCTGCTGCAGTACGTGGAGCGATACGG GAAGCGTTTGAAGGCCAAGAACCTGATGTACCTGAAGCAGATCCTGTATTTGCTGGAGAAATTCGTGGCTGTGCTAGGGG GGAACATTAAGCAAAATCCCAATACACAGAGTCTGTCACAGACAG GGACGGAGCTGAAGACCATCAACGACTTTCTCTTCCAGAGCCAGATCGACAACATCAACCTGTTCAAG GTGCAGCGATACTGTGAGAAGAGCATGATCAGCAGAAAG CTCTTTGGATTCACTGAACGGTACGGAGCAGTGTTCTCATCCCGGGAGCAGCCCAAACTGGCTGGGTTTCAGCAATTCCTGCAGAGCCTGCAGCCCAGGACGActgaag CTCTTGCAGCCCCTGCAGACGAGAGTCAGGCCAGCACCCTGCGACCAGCTTCTCCACTGATGCACATCCAAGGCTTCCTGGCAGCTCTCACTACGGCCAACCAGGACGGCAGGGTCATCCTGAGCCGCCAAG GCAGCCTCAGTCAGAGCACCCTGAAGTTTTTGCTCCTGAATCCAGCTGTGCACTTTGCCCAAGTGGTGAAGGAATGCCGGGCAGTGGTCATTGCGGGGGGTACCATGCAGCCG GTGTCTGACTTCCggcagcagctgctggcctgtGCCGGGGTGGAAGCTGAGCGCGTGGTGGAGTTTTCCTGTG GTCACGTGATCCCTCCAGACAACATCCTGCCCCTCGTCATCTGCAGCGGGATCTCCAACCAGCCGCTGGAATTCACGTTCCAGAAAAGAGAGCTGCCTCAGATG aTGGACGAGGTGGGTCGCATTCTCTGTAACCTGTGCGGTGTGGTTCCTGGAGGGGTGGTCTGTTTCTTCCCCTCCTACGAGTACCTGCGCCAGGTCCATGCCCACTGGGAGAAGGGTGGCCTGCTGGGCCGTCTGGCTGCCAGGAAGAAG ATATTCCAGGAACCTAAGAGCGCACACCAGGTGGAGCAGGTGCTGCTGGCATATTCCAGGTGCATCCAG GCCTGTGGCCAGGAGAGAGGCCAGGTGACAGGGGCCCTGCTCCTCTCTGTGGTTGGAGGAAAGATGAGTGAAGGGATCAACTTCTCTGACAACCTAGGCCG GTGTGTGGTGATGGTGGGCATGCCCTTCCCCAACATCAGGTCTGCAGAGCTGCAGGAGAAGATGGCCTACTTGGATCAAACCCTC CCCAGAGCCCCCGGCCAGGCACCCCCAGGGAAGGCTCTGGTGGAGAACCTGTGCATGAAGGCCGTCAACCAGTCCATAG GCAGGGCCATCAGGCACCAGAAGGATTTTGCCAGCGTAGTGCTCCTGGACCAGCGATATGCCCGGCCCCCTGTCCTGGCCAAGCTGCCGGCCTGGATCCGAGCCCGTGTGGAGGTCAAAGCTACCTTTGGCCCCGCCATTGCTGCTGTGCAGAAG TTTCACCGGGAGAAGTCGGCCTCTTCCTGA
- the DDX11 gene encoding ATP-dependent DNA helicase DDX11 isoform 5 (isoform 5 is encoded by transcript variant 13), with protein MAELYRVLEAGKIGIFESPTGTGKSLSLICGALSWLRDFEQKKREEEARLLETGTGPLHDEKDESLCLSSSCEGAAGTPRPAGEPAWVTQFVQKKEERDLVDRLKAEQARRKQREERLQQLQHRVQLKYAAKRLRQEEEERENLLRLSREMLETGPEAERLEQLESGEEELVLAEYESDEEKKVASRVDEDEDDLEEEHITKIYYCSRTHSQLAQFVHEVKKSPFGKDVRLVSLGSRQNLCVNEDVKSLGSVQLINDRCVDMQRSRHEKKKGAEEEKPKRRRQEKQAACPFYNHEQMGLLRDEALAEVKDMEQLLALGKEARACPYYGSRLAIPAAQLVVLPYQMLLHAATRQAAGIRLQDQVVIIDEAHNLIDTITGMHSVEVSGSQLCQAHSQLLQYVERYGKRLKAKNLMYLKQILYLLEKFVAVLGGNIKQNPNTQSLSQTGTELKTINDFLFQSQIDNINLFKVQRYCEKSMISRKLFGFTERYGAVFSSREQPKLAGFQQFLQSLQPRTTEALAAPADESQASTLRPASPLMHIQGFLAALTTANQDGRVILSRQGSLSQSTLKFLLLNPAVHFAQVVKECRAVVIAGGTMQPVSDFRQQLLACAGVEAERVVEFSCGHVIPPDNILPLVICSGISNQPLEFTFQKRELPQMMDEVGRILCNLCGVVPGGVVCFFPSYEYLRQVHAHWEKGGLLGRLAARKKIFQEPKSAHQVEQVLLAYSRCIQACGQERGQVTGALLLSVVGGKMSEGINFSDNLGRCVVMVGMPFPNIRSAELQEKMAYLDQTLSPRPGTPREGSGGEPVHEGRQPVHRQGHQAPEGFCQRSAPGPAICPAPCPGQAAGLDPSPCGGQSYLWPRHCCCAEVSPGEVGLFLMGNHTTAWRRALPLSCPLETVFVVGVVCGDPVTKVKPRRRVWSPECCQDPGTGVSSRRRKWGNPE; from the exons ATGGCAGAGCTGTACCGGGTTTTGGAGGCTGGCAAGATTGGGATATTTGAGAGTCCAACTGGCACT GGGAAGTCCTTAAGTCTTATTTGTGGGGCCCTCTCTTGGCTCCGTGACTTTGAACAGAAGAAGCGTGAAGAAGAGGCACGACTCCTTGAAACTGGAACTGGCCCCTTACATGATGAGAAAGATGAAtccctgtgtctgtcttcttCCTGCGAAGGGGCTGCAGGCACCCCGAGGCCTGCTGGAGAACCGGCCTGGGTTACTCAGTTTgtgcagaagaaagaagagagggacctggtggaccGACTAAAG GCGGAGCAGGCCAGGAGGAAGCAGCGAGAAGAACgcctgcagcagctgcagcacAGGGTGCAGCTCAAGTATGCAGCCAAGCGCCTG aggcaggaagaagaagaaagagagaatctCCTCCGCCTCAGCAGGGAGATGCTAGAGACAGGCCCGGAGGCTGAGCGGCTGGAGCAGCTGGAGtctggggaggaggagctggTCCTCGCCGAATACGAGAGTGATGAGGAGAAAAAGGTGGCGAGCAG agtggatgaggatgaggatgaccTGGAGGAAGAACACATAACTAAG ATTTATTACTGTAGTCGGACACACTCCCAGCTGGCCCAGTTTGTGCATGAGGTGAAGAAGAGCCCCTTTGGCAAGGATGTTCGGCTGGTCTCCCTTGGCTCCCGGCAG AACCTTTGTGTAAATGAAGACGTGAAAAGCCTAGGTTCTGTGCAGCTTATCAACGACCGCTGTGTGGACATGCAGAGAAGCAGGCACG agaagaagaaaggagctgaggaggagaagccaaagaggaggaggcaggagaagcaggcaGCCTGCCCCTTCTACAACCACGAGCAGATGGGCCTTCTCCGGGATGAGGCCCTGGCAGAGGTGAAGGACATGGAGCAGCTGCTGGCCCTTGGGAAGGAGGCCCGGGCCTGTCCCTATTACGGGAGCCGCCTTGCCATCCCTGCAGCCCAG CTGGTGGTGCTGCCCTATCAGATGCTGCTGCATGCGGCCACTCGGCAGGCCGCGGGCATCCGGCTGCAGGACCAGGTGGTGATCATCGACGAGGCGCACAACCTGATCGACACCATCACGGGCATGCACAGCGTGGAGGTCAGCGGCTCCCAG CTCTGCCAGGCCCATTCCCAGCTGCTGCAGTACGTGGAGCGATACGG GAAGCGTTTGAAGGCCAAGAACCTGATGTACCTGAAGCAGATCCTGTATTTGCTGGAGAAATTCGTGGCTGTGCTAGGGG GGAACATTAAGCAAAATCCCAATACACAGAGTCTGTCACAGACAG GGACGGAGCTGAAGACCATCAACGACTTTCTCTTCCAGAGCCAGATCGACAACATCAACCTGTTCAAG GTGCAGCGATACTGTGAGAAGAGCATGATCAGCAGAAAG CTCTTTGGATTCACTGAACGGTACGGAGCAGTGTTCTCATCCCGGGAGCAGCCCAAACTGGCTGGGTTTCAGCAATTCCTGCAGAGCCTGCAGCCCAGGACGActgaag CTCTTGCAGCCCCTGCAGACGAGAGTCAGGCCAGCACCCTGCGACCAGCTTCTCCACTGATGCACATCCAAGGCTTCCTGGCAGCTCTCACTACGGCCAACCAGGACGGCAGGGTCATCCTGAGCCGCCAAG GCAGCCTCAGTCAGAGCACCCTGAAGTTTTTGCTCCTGAATCCAGCTGTGCACTTTGCCCAAGTGGTGAAGGAATGCCGGGCAGTGGTCATTGCGGGGGGTACCATGCAGCCG GTGTCTGACTTCCggcagcagctgctggcctgtGCCGGGGTGGAAGCTGAGCGCGTGGTGGAGTTTTCCTGTG GTCACGTGATCCCTCCAGACAACATCCTGCCCCTCGTCATCTGCAGCGGGATCTCCAACCAGCCGCTGGAATTCACGTTCCAGAAAAGAGAGCTGCCTCAGATG aTGGACGAGGTGGGTCGCATTCTCTGTAACCTGTGCGGTGTGGTTCCTGGAGGGGTGGTCTGTTTCTTCCCCTCCTACGAGTACCTGCGCCAGGTCCATGCCCACTGGGAGAAGGGTGGCCTGCTGGGCCGTCTGGCTGCCAGGAAGAAG ATATTCCAGGAACCTAAGAGCGCACACCAGGTGGAGCAGGTGCTGCTGGCATATTCCAGGTGCATCCAG GCCTGTGGCCAGGAGAGAGGCCAGGTGACAGGGGCCCTGCTCCTCTCTGTGGTTGGAGGAAAGATGAGTGAAGGGATCAACTTCTCTGACAACCTAGGCCG GTGTGTGGTGATGGTGGGCATGCCCTTCCCCAACATCAGGTCTGCAGAGCTGCAGGAGAAGATGGCCTACTTGGATCAAACCCTC AGCCCCCGGCCAGGCACCCCCAGGGAAGGCTCTGGTGGAGAACCTGTGCATGAAGGCCGTCAACCAGTCCATAG GCAGGGCCATCAGGCACCAGAAGGATTTTGCCAGCGTAGTGCTCCTGGACCAGCGATATGCCCGGCCCCCTGTCCTGGCCAAGCTGCCGGCCTGGATCCGAGCCCGTGTGGAGGTCAAAGCTACCTTTGGCCCCGCCATTGCTGCTGTGCAGAAG TTTCACCGGGAGAAGTCGGCCTCTTCCTGATGGGCAACCACACCACTGCCTGGCGCCGTGCCCTTCCTTTGTCCTGCCCGCTGGAGACAGTGTTTGTCGTGGGCGTGGTCTGCGGGGATCCTGTTACAAAGGTGAAACCCAGGAGGAGAGTGTGGAGTCCAGAGTGCTGCCAGGACCCAGGCACAGGCGTTAGCTCCCGTAGGAGAAAATGGGGGAATCCTGAATGA
- the DDX11 gene encoding ATP-dependent DNA helicase DDX11 isoform X25 — translation MRRKRVDEDEDDLEEEHITKIYYCSRTHSQLAQFVHEVKKSPFGKDVRLVSLGSRQNLCVNEDVKSLGSVQLINDRCVDMQRSRHEKKKGAEEEKPKRRRQEKQAACPFYNHEQMGLLRDEALAEVKDMEQLLALGKEARACPYYGSRLAIPAAQLVVLPYQMLLHAATRQAAGIRLQDQVVIIDEAHNLIDTITGMHSVEVSGSQLCQAHSQLLQYVERYGKRLKAKNLMYLKQILYLLEKFVAVLGGNIKQNPNTQSLSQTGTELKTINDFLFQSQIDNINLFKVQRYCEKSMISRKLFGFTERYGAVFSSREQPKLAGFQQFLQSLQPRTTEALAAPADESQASTLRPASPLMHIQGFLAALTTANQDGRVILSRQGSLSQSTLKFLLLNPAVHFAQVVKECRAVVIAGGTMQPAAGAVETPLLLHSVAPGSHVSQRKLFCGFKLKEKNHDSTFKRCLTSGSSCWPVPGWKLSAWWSFPVCLAAHLHLQFSAPPWLLPGHVIPPDNILPLVICSGISNQPLEFTFQKRELPQMMDEVGRILCNLCGVVPGGVVCFFPSYEYLRQVHAHWEKGGLLGRLAARKKIFQEPKSAHQVEQVLLAYSRCIQACGQERGQVTGALLLSVVGGKMSEGINFSDNLGRCVVMVGMPFPNIRSAELQEKMAYLDQTLSPRPGTPREGSGGEPVHEGRQPVHRQGHQAPEGFCQRSAPGPAICPAPCPGQAAGLDPSPCGGQSYLWPRHCCCAEGQSYLFLSESLPTPRSHFSLPSVCPVSPGEVGLFLMGNHTTAWRRALPLSCPLETVFVVGVVCGDPVTKVKPRRRVWSPECCQDPGTGVSSRRRKWGNPE, via the exons ATGAGGAGAAAAAG agtggatgaggatgaggatgaccTGGAGGAAGAACACATAACTAAG ATTTATTACTGTAGTCGGACACACTCCCAGCTGGCCCAGTTTGTGCATGAGGTGAAGAAGAGCCCCTTTGGCAAGGATGTTCGGCTGGTCTCCCTTGGCTCCCGGCAG AACCTTTGTGTAAATGAAGACGTGAAAAGCCTAGGTTCTGTGCAGCTTATCAACGACCGCTGTGTGGACATGCAGAGAAGCAGGCACG agaagaagaaaggagctgaggaggagaagccaaagaggaggaggcaggagaagcaggcaGCCTGCCCCTTCTACAACCACGAGCAGATGGGCCTTCTCCGGGATGAGGCCCTGGCAGAGGTGAAGGACATGGAGCAGCTGCTGGCCCTTGGGAAGGAGGCCCGGGCCTGTCCCTATTACGGGAGCCGCCTTGCCATCCCTGCAGCCCAG CTGGTGGTGCTGCCCTATCAGATGCTGCTGCATGCGGCCACTCGGCAGGCCGCGGGCATCCGGCTGCAGGACCAGGTGGTGATCATCGACGAGGCGCACAACCTGATCGACACCATCACGGGCATGCACAGCGTGGAGGTCAGCGGCTCCCAG CTCTGCCAGGCCCATTCCCAGCTGCTGCAGTACGTGGAGCGATACGG GAAGCGTTTGAAGGCCAAGAACCTGATGTACCTGAAGCAGATCCTGTATTTGCTGGAGAAATTCGTGGCTGTGCTAGGGG GGAACATTAAGCAAAATCCCAATACACAGAGTCTGTCACAGACAG GGACGGAGCTGAAGACCATCAACGACTTTCTCTTCCAGAGCCAGATCGACAACATCAACCTGTTCAAG GTGCAGCGATACTGTGAGAAGAGCATGATCAGCAGAAAG CTCTTTGGATTCACTGAACGGTACGGAGCAGTGTTCTCATCCCGGGAGCAGCCCAAACTGGCTGGGTTTCAGCAATTCCTGCAGAGCCTGCAGCCCAGGACGActgaag CTCTTGCAGCCCCTGCAGACGAGAGTCAGGCCAGCACCCTGCGACCAGCTTCTCCACTGATGCACATCCAAGGCTTCCTGGCAGCTCTCACTACGGCCAACCAGGACGGCAGGGTCATCCTGAGCCGCCAAG GCAGCCTCAGTCAGAGCACCCTGAAGTTTTTGCTCCTGAATCCAGCTGTGCACTTTGCCCAAGTGGTGAAGGAATGCCGGGCAGTGGTCATTGCGGGGGGTACCATGCAGCCG GCTGCAGGAGCAGTGGAGACTCCTCTGCTGCTCCATTCTGTAGCCCCAGGATCACATGTCTCCCAGAGAAAGCTGTTCTGTGGTTTCaaactcaaggaaaaaaatcatgattcCACTTTTAAAAG GTGTCTGACTTCCggcagcagctgctggcctgtGCCGGGGTGGAAGCTGAGCGCGTGGTGGAGTTTTCCTGTG TGTCTTGCAGCACACCTGCATCTCCAGTTTTCGGCCCCTCCCTGGCTCTTACCAGGTCACGTGATCCCTCCAGACAACATCCTGCCCCTCGTCATCTGCAGCGGGATCTCCAACCAGCCGCTGGAATTCACGTTCCAGAAAAGAGAGCTGCCTCAGATG aTGGACGAGGTGGGTCGCATTCTCTGTAACCTGTGCGGTGTGGTTCCTGGAGGGGTGGTCTGTTTCTTCCCCTCCTACGAGTACCTGCGCCAGGTCCATGCCCACTGGGAGAAGGGTGGCCTGCTGGGCCGTCTGGCTGCCAGGAAGAAG ATATTCCAGGAACCTAAGAGCGCACACCAGGTGGAGCAGGTGCTGCTGGCATATTCCAGGTGCATCCAG GCCTGTGGCCAGGAGAGAGGCCAGGTGACAGGGGCCCTGCTCCTCTCTGTGGTTGGAGGAAAGATGAGTGAAGGGATCAACTTCTCTGACAACCTAGGCCG GTGTGTGGTGATGGTGGGCATGCCCTTCCCCAACATCAGGTCTGCAGAGCTGCAGGAGAAGATGGCCTACTTGGATCAAACCCTC AGCCCCCGGCCAGGCACCCCCAGGGAAGGCTCTGGTGGAGAACCTGTGCATGAAGGCCGTCAACCAGTCCATAG GCAGGGCCATCAGGCACCAGAAGGATTTTGCCAGCGTAGTGCTCCTGGACCAGCGATATGCCCGGCCCCCTGTCCTGGCCAAGCTGCCGGCCTGGATCCGAGCCCGTGTGGAGGTCAAAGCTACCTTTGGCCCCGCCATTGCTGCTGTGCAGAAGGTCAGTCCtacctttttctttctgagagcCTCCCCACCCCGAGATCACATTTCTCACTGCCTTCTGTCTGCCCAGTTTCACCGGGAGAAGTCGGCCTCTTCCTGATGGGCAACCACACCACTGCCTGGCGCCGTGCCCTTCCTTTGTCCTGCCCGCTGGAGACAGTGTTTGTCGTGGGCGTGGTCTGCGGGGATCCTGTTACAAAGGTGAAACCCAGGAGGAGAGTGTGGAGTCCAGAGTGCTGCCAGGACCCAGGCACAGGCGTTAGCTCCCGTAGGAGAAAATGGGGGAATCCTGAATGA
- the DDX11 gene encoding ATP-dependent DNA helicase DDX11 isoform X26 encodes MQRSRHEKKKGAEEEKPKRRRQEKQAACPFYNHEQMGLLRDEALAEVKDMEQLLALGKEARACPYYGSRLAIPAAQLVVLPYQMLLHAATRQAAGIRLQDQVVIIDEAHNLIDTITGMHSVEVSGSQLCQAHSQLLQYVERYGKRLKAKNLMYLKQILYLLEKFVAVLGGNIKQNPNTQSLSQTGTELKTINDFLFQSQIDNINLFKVQRYCEKSMISRKLFGFTERYGAVFSSREQPKLAGFQQFLQSLQPRTTEALAAPADESQASTLRPASPLMHIQGFLAALTTANQDGRVILSRQGSLSQSTLKFLLLNPAVHFAQVVKECRAVVIAGGTMQPAAGAVETPLLLHSVAPGSHVSQRKLFCGFKLKEKNHDSTFKRCLTSGSSCWPVPGWKLSAWWSFPVCLAAHLHLQFSAPPWLLPGHVIPPDNILPLVICSGISNQPLEFTFQKRELPQMMDEVGRILCNLCGVVPGGVVCFFPSYEYLRQVHAHWEKGGLLGRLAARKKIFQEPKSAHQVEQVLLAYSRCIQACGQERGQVTGALLLSVVGGKMSEGINFSDNLGRCVVMVGMPFPNIRSAELQEKMAYLDQTLSPRPGTPREGSGGEPVHEGRQPVHRQGHQAPEGFCQRSAPGPAICPAPCPGQAAGLDPSPCGGQSYLWPRHCCCAEGQSYLFLSESLPTPRSHFSLPSVCPVSPGEVGLFLMGNHTTAWRRALPLSCPLETVFVVGVVCGDPVTKVKPRRRVWSPECCQDPGTGVSSRRRKWGNPE; translated from the exons ATGCAGAGAAGCAGGCACG agaagaagaaaggagctgaggaggagaagccaaagaggaggaggcaggagaagcaggcaGCCTGCCCCTTCTACAACCACGAGCAGATGGGCCTTCTCCGGGATGAGGCCCTGGCAGAGGTGAAGGACATGGAGCAGCTGCTGGCCCTTGGGAAGGAGGCCCGGGCCTGTCCCTATTACGGGAGCCGCCTTGCCATCCCTGCAGCCCAG CTGGTGGTGCTGCCCTATCAGATGCTGCTGCATGCGGCCACTCGGCAGGCCGCGGGCATCCGGCTGCAGGACCAGGTGGTGATCATCGACGAGGCGCACAACCTGATCGACACCATCACGGGCATGCACAGCGTGGAGGTCAGCGGCTCCCAG CTCTGCCAGGCCCATTCCCAGCTGCTGCAGTACGTGGAGCGATACGG GAAGCGTTTGAAGGCCAAGAACCTGATGTACCTGAAGCAGATCCTGTATTTGCTGGAGAAATTCGTGGCTGTGCTAGGGG GGAACATTAAGCAAAATCCCAATACACAGAGTCTGTCACAGACAG GGACGGAGCTGAAGACCATCAACGACTTTCTCTTCCAGAGCCAGATCGACAACATCAACCTGTTCAAG GTGCAGCGATACTGTGAGAAGAGCATGATCAGCAGAAAG CTCTTTGGATTCACTGAACGGTACGGAGCAGTGTTCTCATCCCGGGAGCAGCCCAAACTGGCTGGGTTTCAGCAATTCCTGCAGAGCCTGCAGCCCAGGACGActgaag CTCTTGCAGCCCCTGCAGACGAGAGTCAGGCCAGCACCCTGCGACCAGCTTCTCCACTGATGCACATCCAAGGCTTCCTGGCAGCTCTCACTACGGCCAACCAGGACGGCAGGGTCATCCTGAGCCGCCAAG GCAGCCTCAGTCAGAGCACCCTGAAGTTTTTGCTCCTGAATCCAGCTGTGCACTTTGCCCAAGTGGTGAAGGAATGCCGGGCAGTGGTCATTGCGGGGGGTACCATGCAGCCG GCTGCAGGAGCAGTGGAGACTCCTCTGCTGCTCCATTCTGTAGCCCCAGGATCACATGTCTCCCAGAGAAAGCTGTTCTGTGGTTTCaaactcaaggaaaaaaatcatgattcCACTTTTAAAAG GTGTCTGACTTCCggcagcagctgctggcctgtGCCGGGGTGGAAGCTGAGCGCGTGGTGGAGTTTTCCTGTG TGTCTTGCAGCACACCTGCATCTCCAGTTTTCGGCCCCTCCCTGGCTCTTACCAGGTCACGTGATCCCTCCAGACAACATCCTGCCCCTCGTCATCTGCAGCGGGATCTCCAACCAGCCGCTGGAATTCACGTTCCAGAAAAGAGAGCTGCCTCAGATG aTGGACGAGGTGGGTCGCATTCTCTGTAACCTGTGCGGTGTGGTTCCTGGAGGGGTGGTCTGTTTCTTCCCCTCCTACGAGTACCTGCGCCAGGTCCATGCCCACTGGGAGAAGGGTGGCCTGCTGGGCCGTCTGGCTGCCAGGAAGAAG ATATTCCAGGAACCTAAGAGCGCACACCAGGTGGAGCAGGTGCTGCTGGCATATTCCAGGTGCATCCAG GCCTGTGGCCAGGAGAGAGGCCAGGTGACAGGGGCCCTGCTCCTCTCTGTGGTTGGAGGAAAGATGAGTGAAGGGATCAACTTCTCTGACAACCTAGGCCG GTGTGTGGTGATGGTGGGCATGCCCTTCCCCAACATCAGGTCTGCAGAGCTGCAGGAGAAGATGGCCTACTTGGATCAAACCCTC AGCCCCCGGCCAGGCACCCCCAGGGAAGGCTCTGGTGGAGAACCTGTGCATGAAGGCCGTCAACCAGTCCATAG GCAGGGCCATCAGGCACCAGAAGGATTTTGCCAGCGTAGTGCTCCTGGACCAGCGATATGCCCGGCCCCCTGTCCTGGCCAAGCTGCCGGCCTGGATCCGAGCCCGTGTGGAGGTCAAAGCTACCTTTGGCCCCGCCATTGCTGCTGTGCAGAAGGTCAGTCCtacctttttctttctgagagcCTCCCCACCCCGAGATCACATTTCTCACTGCCTTCTGTCTGCCCAGTTTCACCGGGAGAAGTCGGCCTCTTCCTGATGGGCAACCACACCACTGCCTGGCGCCGTGCCCTTCCTTTGTCCTGCCCGCTGGAGACAGTGTTTGTCGTGGGCGTGGTCTGCGGGGATCCTGTTACAAAGGTGAAACCCAGGAGGAGAGTGTGGAGTCCAGAGTGCTGCCAGGACCCAGGCACAGGCGTTAGCTCCCGTAGGAGAAAATGGGGGAATCCTGAATGA